The following coding sequences lie in one Deltaproteobacteria bacterium genomic window:
- a CDS encoding NAD(P)H-dependent oxidoreductase — MVRSTEARPSPARRVLIQLAHPVLERSRITRPLVDAIRDLPGVTINDLYERYPTMAIDPSAEQALLLEHDVIVFHHPFYWYSTPAILKQWQDIVLEYGWAYGEGGDKLRGKLTLNALTTGGPEDAYRAGGSNRFTVRELLAPWEQTASLCGMRWLPPWVVHGVLRLAGTDDVARHQRSYRALIEALRDDRVDVVRAAPLQRINDLEQEDAP, encoded by the coding sequence GTGGTCCGGAGCACCGAAGCACGTCCCTCGCCCGCGCGACGAGTGCTGATCCAGCTCGCACATCCGGTGCTCGAGCGATCCCGGATCACCCGGCCGCTGGTCGACGCGATCCGAGACCTACCGGGGGTGACGATCAACGATCTGTACGAGCGCTACCCAACGATGGCGATCGATCCGAGCGCCGAGCAGGCCTTGTTGCTCGAGCACGACGTCATCGTCTTCCATCATCCTTTCTACTGGTACTCGACGCCCGCAATCCTCAAGCAGTGGCAGGACATCGTGCTCGAGTACGGCTGGGCCTACGGCGAGGGCGGTGACAAGTTGCGCGGCAAGCTCACGCTCAACGCGCTGACCACCGGTGGCCCGGAGGATGCCTATCGCGCCGGCGGCAGCAACCGGTTCACGGTGCGCGAGTTGCTGGCACCGTGGGAGCAGACGGCGAGTCTCTGCGGCATGCGATGGCTGCCACCGTGGGTCGTGCACGGCGTGCTGCGGCTCGCAGGCACCGACGACGTCGCGCGCCATCAGCGGTCCTATCGCGCGCTGATCGAGGCGCTCCGCGACGATCGCGTCGATGTGGTGCGCGCTGCGCCGTTGCAGCGGATCAACGACCTCGAGCAGGAGGATGCACCGTGA
- a CDS encoding efflux RND transporter permease subunit: MAGQFAGIDDIAKVVVRSPEGGPPILVEHLAQVRLGAALPQGAVSHDGEPAVTGIVMMLVGGNSRDVIYAVKDRVEEIRASLPAGVELVPIYDRAAFVERTLSTVASNLAEGAAVVTLVLVVMLGSLRGALVIVLGIPTAMSVALMGMHLFGVGGDLMSLGALDFGFLVDGPIVVLEAVLAVHTGRRLAPSLRRRAYGETISQVMRPVLFSVLIILLVYLPLLGLEGVEGKMFRPMAITMACALFGALIYSTLFLPALLAIFVPPPARDGARWLNRVAAAYRRMLVPLSRIGGRLLGICALALVGAMALVAGGGADFVPRIDEGDMVVTIRRSPSIDLDEAERLDRLAQAALREFPEVVTTLAMTGRAEVATDPVGMDNTDILVHLRPKPEWTTAHDLDALAEVFKNAVESATTGTFASVSQPIEDRTNELVSGSRADVQIMLYGEDLDGLGSLATQLADLVRTVDGTGDVRVERTFGMPELTIRPDRARMARHGVRMADALTAIEAARVGVPLGDVYEGQRRFGVRLLVPPSRPDPAAIERLPVESSGAATVPLAEVADVVAGEGPPQIRREDRRRTVRVDVNLRGRDLVSWVNEARALVKDSLEVPPGFEVEWGGQFENFDRAARRLAIVVPLALGIVLLMLVWMFGNLRDAISVFVLVPIAITGGALGLWARGLPFSIPAAVGFVALAGVAVLDGVVLTQAARDGVRKGLPLERAIIGGSVHTMRAVLTTGAVAALGFVPMALATGAGAEVQRPLATVVVCGVGLSTVLTLFVLPGVLRMWMRVETPSSDDDATDTTEGA; this comes from the coding sequence ATGGCTGGGCAGTTCGCCGGCATCGACGACATCGCGAAGGTGGTCGTGCGATCGCCCGAGGGCGGCCCGCCGATTCTCGTCGAGCACCTCGCGCAGGTGCGGCTGGGCGCAGCCCTACCGCAGGGGGCGGTGAGCCACGATGGCGAGCCGGCGGTGACCGGGATCGTGATGATGCTGGTCGGCGGCAACAGCCGCGACGTGATCTACGCGGTGAAGGACCGCGTCGAGGAGATCCGCGCGAGCTTGCCGGCGGGTGTCGAGCTGGTGCCGATCTATGATCGCGCCGCCTTCGTCGAGCGCACGCTGTCGACGGTCGCGAGCAACCTCGCCGAGGGGGCGGCGGTGGTCACCCTGGTGTTGGTGGTGATGCTGGGCTCGCTGCGCGGCGCGCTGGTGATCGTGCTCGGCATCCCCACCGCGATGAGTGTCGCGTTGATGGGCATGCACCTGTTCGGGGTCGGCGGCGATCTGATGAGCCTCGGCGCGCTCGACTTCGGGTTCCTCGTCGACGGCCCCATCGTCGTGCTCGAGGCGGTGCTGGCGGTGCACACCGGCCGTCGACTCGCGCCATCCCTGCGCCGACGCGCCTACGGCGAGACCATCTCGCAGGTGATGCGCCCGGTGCTGTTCTCGGTGCTCATCATCTTGTTGGTGTACCTGCCGCTGCTCGGGCTCGAGGGCGTCGAGGGCAAGATGTTCCGCCCGATGGCGATCACGATGGCGTGCGCACTGTTCGGTGCGCTGATCTACTCGACGCTGTTCCTGCCCGCGCTGCTGGCGATCTTCGTGCCCCCGCCCGCCCGCGACGGCGCGCGGTGGCTGAACCGGGTCGCGGCCGCGTACCGGCGCATGCTGGTGCCGCTGTCGCGCATCGGCGGGCGCCTGCTCGGCATCTGTGCGCTCGCGCTGGTCGGCGCGATGGCGCTGGTGGCCGGCGGCGGCGCGGACTTCGTGCCGCGCATCGACGAGGGCGACATGGTGGTGACGATTCGTCGCTCGCCCTCGATCGATCTCGACGAGGCCGAGCGGCTCGATCGCCTAGCCCAGGCGGCGCTGCGCGAGTTCCCCGAGGTCGTCACCACGCTGGCGATGACCGGCCGCGCCGAGGTCGCGACCGATCCGGTCGGCATGGACAACACCGACATCCTGGTGCACCTGCGGCCCAAGCCGGAGTGGACGACGGCCCACGATCTCGACGCGCTGGCCGAGGTCTTCAAGAACGCGGTCGAGAGCGCGACCACCGGCACGTTCGCGTCGGTCTCGCAGCCGATCGAAGATCGCACCAACGAGCTCGTGAGCGGCTCGCGGGCCGACGTGCAGATCATGCTGTACGGCGAGGACCTCGACGGGCTCGGTAGCCTCGCGACCCAGCTGGCCGATCTGGTCCGCACCGTCGATGGCACCGGCGACGTGCGGGTCGAGCGGACCTTCGGCATGCCCGAGCTCACCATCCGGCCCGATCGCGCCCGCATGGCTCGCCACGGCGTGCGCATGGCCGACGCACTCACGGCGATCGAGGCCGCGCGCGTCGGCGTGCCGCTCGGCGACGTCTACGAGGGCCAGCGTCGCTTCGGCGTGCGCCTGCTGGTGCCGCCCTCGCGACCCGACCCCGCCGCGATCGAGCGACTGCCGGTCGAGAGCTCCGGTGCTGCGACCGTGCCGCTGGCCGAGGTCGCCGATGTCGTCGCCGGCGAGGGCCCGCCGCAGATCCGCCGCGAGGATCGCCGCCGCACGGTGCGGGTCGACGTCAACCTGCGGGGCCGCGACCTGGTGTCATGGGTCAACGAGGCCCGCGCGCTGGTGAAGGATTCGCTCGAGGTGCCGCCCGGCTTCGAGGTCGAGTGGGGCGGGCAGTTCGAGAACTTCGACCGCGCCGCGCGGCGTCTCGCGATCGTGGTGCCGCTGGCGCTGGGCATCGTGCTGCTGATGCTGGTATGGATGTTCGGCAACCTGCGCGACGCGATCTCGGTGTTCGTGCTGGTGCCGATTGCGATCACCGGCGGTGCGCTGGGCCTGTGGGCGCGCGGCCTGCCGTTCAGCATCCCGGCGGCGGTCGGCTTCGTCGCGCTCGCAGGGGTCGCCGTGCTCGATGGCGTGGTGCTCACGCAGGCGGCCCGCGACGGCGTGCGCAAGGGCCTGCCACTCGAACGCGCGATCATCGGGGGCTCGGTCCACACCATGCGCGCGGTGCTGACGACCGGCGCCGTCGCGGCGCTGGGCTTCGTGCCGATGGCGCTCGCGACCGGTGCCGGTGCCGAGGTCCAGCGTCCGCTCGCGACCGTCGTCGTGTGCGGGGTCGGGCTCTCGACCGTGCTCACGCTGTTCGTGCTGCCGGGGGTGCTGCGCATGTGGATGCGCGTCGAGACGCCGTCGTCCGACGACGACGCGACGGACACCACGGAGGGCGCATGA
- a CDS encoding cation:proton antiporter, whose product MNDDLLRQAFVYLVTAVVFVPVAKRLGLGAVLGYLVGGACIGPFVLGLVGTEGHDVMHFAEFGVVMMMLLVGLELRPSLLWELRRPILGLGGLQVVATAGAVAGLAMLLGLPSGVAIAVGCILAMSSTAIVMASLGERGLLRTRGGQASFSILLFQDIAVIPILAVFPLLGQAGATPIEDARPGWQTALLVLATVGGIIAAGRYVVRPVFQFLAAVRLREAFIAFALLLVVGIALAMEQVGMSAALGTFLAGVVLADSEYRHELEADIEPFKGLLLGLFFISIGAQIDFGLLVRAPVLVLGLVFGSMAVKAGVLHVLARGFGLDRAARWTLTFALPQVGEFAFVLVSFAQRSAIFSEDIAGPLVAAIALSMALTPACFIALERWVLPRLGSPSSTREADELPHGDVRVVLAGYGRFGQIVGRILRANRIPMTVLDLDPDMASVLERLGVKVYYGDATRPDLLRAAGCDRADLFVLAIDDAEQALEIARTVTREYPKLRIIARARDRPHYFELRRAGVTDIHRETFAAGFEAGISALRALGYRAHTAHRLAARWRVHEERELEESVELWGSRDDAYFARARMAMQEAERLMRDEDSTALGGRDAAWDNEALRRDAAE is encoded by the coding sequence GTGAACGACGACTTGTTGAGACAAGCATTCGTATACCTGGTCACCGCCGTGGTGTTCGTGCCGGTGGCCAAGCGGCTCGGCCTGGGAGCGGTGCTCGGCTACCTCGTGGGCGGCGCCTGCATCGGTCCCTTTGTGCTCGGCCTGGTCGGCACCGAGGGCCACGACGTCATGCACTTCGCCGAGTTCGGCGTCGTGATGATGATGCTGCTGGTCGGGCTCGAGTTGCGCCCCTCGCTGCTGTGGGAGCTGCGCCGGCCGATCCTCGGGCTCGGCGGACTGCAGGTCGTCGCCACCGCGGGAGCCGTCGCGGGTCTCGCGATGTTGCTCGGCCTACCCAGCGGCGTCGCGATTGCGGTGGGCTGCATCCTCGCCATGTCGTCGACGGCGATCGTGATGGCGTCACTCGGCGAGCGAGGTTTGCTGAGAACGCGCGGTGGACAGGCCAGCTTCTCGATCCTGCTGTTCCAGGACATCGCCGTCATTCCCATCTTGGCTGTGTTCCCGCTGCTCGGGCAGGCCGGCGCCACGCCGATCGAGGACGCGCGTCCGGGCTGGCAGACCGCACTCCTCGTGCTCGCGACCGTCGGTGGGATCATCGCGGCGGGCCGCTATGTCGTCCGCCCGGTGTTCCAGTTCCTCGCCGCTGTGCGCCTGCGCGAGGCGTTCATCGCGTTCGCACTGCTGCTCGTGGTGGGGATCGCCTTGGCCATGGAGCAGGTCGGCATGTCGGCCGCGCTCGGCACCTTCCTCGCCGGCGTGGTGCTGGCCGACAGCGAGTACCGCCACGAGCTCGAGGCCGACATCGAGCCGTTCAAGGGCCTGCTGCTCGGCTTGTTCTTCATCTCGATCGGCGCGCAGATCGACTTCGGTCTGCTGGTGCGCGCGCCGGTGTTGGTGCTGGGCCTGGTGTTCGGCAGCATGGCGGTCAAAGCCGGCGTCCTGCACGTGCTCGCCCGTGGCTTCGGGCTCGACCGGGCGGCCCGCTGGACCCTGACGTTTGCACTGCCGCAGGTCGGCGAGTTCGCGTTCGTGCTGGTCTCGTTCGCGCAACGAAGCGCGATCTTCTCGGAGGACATCGCCGGTCCGTTGGTTGCCGCGATCGCCCTCTCGATGGCACTGACACCGGCTTGCTTCATCGCACTCGAGCGCTGGGTGCTGCCGCGGCTCGGCTCCCCGTCGAGCACGCGCGAGGCCGACGAACTCCCACACGGCGACGTGCGGGTCGTGCTCGCCGGCTACGGCCGCTTCGGTCAGATCGTCGGCCGTATCCTGCGAGCCAATCGCATCCCGATGACGGTCCTCGACCTGGATCCGGACATGGCGAGTGTGCTCGAGCGCCTGGGGGTCAAGGTCTACTACGGCGACGCCACTCGGCCCGACCTCCTGCGTGCGGCAGGCTGCGATCGTGCCGATCTGTTCGTGCTCGCGATCGACGACGCCGAGCAGGCCCTCGAGATCGCGCGTACGGTGACACGCGAGTACCCCAAGCTGCGGATCATCGCGCGCGCCCGCGACCGCCCGCACTACTTCGAGCTGCGCCGCGCGGGGGTCACCGACATCCACCGTGAGACGTTCGCGGCGGGCTTCGAGGCCGGCATCTCGGCGCTGCGCGCCCTCGGCTACCGCGCCCACACGGCCCACCGCCTGGCCGCGCGCTGGCGCGTCCACGAAGAGCGTGAGCTGGAGGAGTCGGTCGAGCTGTGGGGCAGCCGCGATGATGCCTACTTTGCACGCGCACGCATGGCGATGCAGGAGGCCGAACGCCTCATGCGCGACGAAGACTCGACCGCCCTCGGCGGTCGCGATGCGGCGTGGGACAACGAGGCGCTGCGTCGCGACGCCGCCGAGTGA
- a CDS encoding TolC family protein — protein sequence MITPLLLLLAAAPSTPASFVGVSGTGGPLTDTAGPASPAAIDDGWAAREVTLDELLRHAEGRAPKNARAHAQVSLGAAAREAVAPLLPYNPSVGAVLGVRTNPLGASFEMQLTISQQLEIVGERGARRRAAGAYDVGLHRRLDQSRFETHVALRWAYASALLAKQRLHTATRVRDFTGSLVHTAKRQVEAGDLAPLRLRMAEASLAQATQARREAARVYRAACRQLATTAGWPAAEPVAPVGELGDVSSRLDADALVSEALERHPELVALAQELRAARAGLRAAKRDAWPEPTIGAYAAREHEPGSPFASRVGLITVSVPLPLWRRNQGPRAQAKAQLRIAEVALATRRYELEQELRRSIDAVQTAAARVQDYGRDVLPRFDENLELLQRAFELGEIDIIGVAVGRQSFFDAQAAALETWSDYLAAVRQLELAVGRPVVDTVRTAAAPMGSAGPAAP from the coding sequence ATGATCACGCCGCTGCTGCTGTTGCTCGCGGCCGCACCCTCGACGCCGGCATCGTTCGTCGGCGTCTCGGGCACGGGCGGCCCGCTCACCGACACCGCCGGACCGGCCTCGCCGGCCGCGATCGACGACGGCTGGGCCGCACGCGAGGTGACCCTCGACGAGCTGCTGCGCCACGCCGAAGGCCGCGCGCCGAAGAATGCTCGTGCCCACGCGCAGGTCTCCCTGGGCGCTGCGGCCCGCGAGGCCGTCGCGCCGCTGCTGCCGTACAACCCCAGCGTCGGTGCGGTGCTCGGCGTGCGCACCAACCCGCTGGGCGCGTCGTTCGAGATGCAGCTGACGATCTCGCAGCAGCTCGAGATCGTCGGCGAGCGCGGTGCCCGTCGTCGCGCCGCGGGTGCGTACGATGTCGGCCTGCATCGACGACTCGACCAGTCGCGCTTCGAGACCCACGTCGCGCTGCGCTGGGCCTACGCCAGCGCGCTGCTGGCGAAGCAACGACTGCACACGGCCACGCGCGTGCGCGACTTCACCGGCTCGCTCGTCCACACCGCCAAGCGACAGGTCGAGGCCGGCGATCTGGCGCCGCTGCGGCTGCGCATGGCCGAGGCGTCGCTGGCACAGGCCACGCAGGCGCGCCGCGAGGCAGCGCGCGTGTATCGGGCCGCGTGTCGACAGCTGGCGACCACCGCGGGCTGGCCCGCCGCCGAGCCTGTCGCACCGGTCGGCGAGCTGGGTGACGTATCGTCGCGACTCGACGCCGACGCGCTGGTGAGCGAAGCGCTCGAGCGCCACCCTGAGCTGGTCGCGCTCGCGCAGGAGCTACGGGCGGCGCGGGCGGGTCTGCGTGCGGCCAAGCGCGACGCGTGGCCCGAGCCGACCATCGGCGCATACGCGGCGCGCGAGCACGAGCCCGGCAGCCCGTTCGCCAGTCGCGTCGGCCTGATCACCGTGTCGGTCCCGCTGCCGCTGTGGCGTCGCAACCAGGGGCCGCGCGCGCAGGCCAAGGCCCAGCTGCGCATCGCCGAGGTCGCCCTCGCCACACGGCGCTACGAGCTCGAGCAGGAGCTGCGCCGCAGCATCGATGCCGTACAGACCGCCGCGGCGCGCGTGCAGGACTACGGTCGCGACGTGCTGCCGCGCTTCGACGAGAACCTCGAGCTGCTGCAGCGCGCCTTCGAGCTCGGCGAGATCGACATCATCGGCGTGGCGGTCGGTCGGCAGAGCTTCTTCGATGCGCAGGCCGCCGCGCTCGAGACCTGGTCGGACTACCTCGCGGCGGTGCGACAGCTCGAGCTCGCCGTCGGCCGCCCGGTGGTCGACACCGTGCGCACCGCCGCGGCCCCCATGGGCTCGGCGGGCCCAGCTGCCCCGTGA
- a CDS encoding VTT domain-containing protein: protein MFIIAASLVWSPLPGAALSWLGATAAGCVAFGFARWMGRGWVQSRLPSRLVRWDQRLADHGFRTVLVLRLLFFTLGPMQLMLGVSKVRFGAFVLGTMLGVLPVIVLESYVGAGLVTWLFS from the coding sequence GTGTTCATCATCGCCGCGAGCCTGGTGTGGTCGCCGCTGCCGGGCGCGGCGCTGTCGTGGCTCGGCGCGACCGCGGCGGGCTGTGTGGCGTTCGGGTTTGCGCGGTGGATGGGCCGCGGCTGGGTGCAGTCGCGGCTGCCATCACGGCTGGTCCGCTGGGATCAGCGCCTGGCCGACCACGGCTTCCGCACCGTGCTGGTGCTGCGGCTGCTGTTCTTCACGCTCGGGCCGATGCAGCTCATGCTCGGGGTCTCGAAGGTCCGCTTCGGCGCGTTCGTGCTGGGCACGATGCTCGGGGTGCTGCCCGTCATCGTGCTCGAGAGCTACGTCGGCGCCGGGCTCGTGACCTGGCTGTTCTCGTAG
- a CDS encoding DUF2341 domain-containing protein gives MDLPLTASVAADGADIRVVDALGNELPLWVEGPVAAHLRIWIKVADLVQGVDSTYTIYYGNPAATGAWDPDSVFELFDDFDMLDPARWAYSGDWYLGADGAITTSGIAGSQWTTDAPVVVEAVVRWGAEDGGIEPSTGVAFLGNFGGIGVAGMPLSALAVSEHEPVGRIAPGAPVHMTITRRPDAFEVAIDEIPVAVHLAGPIDAPYGIGVGLLTGLTEAYDTMEIDRLFIRRYAPTPGVALGPEQ, from the coding sequence GTGGACTTGCCGCTGACCGCGAGCGTGGCGGCCGATGGTGCCGACATCCGTGTGGTCGATGCCCTCGGCAACGAGCTGCCCCTGTGGGTCGAAGGCCCCGTCGCCGCTCACCTGAGAATCTGGATCAAGGTGGCGGACCTCGTTCAGGGGGTCGACAGCACGTACACGATCTACTACGGCAACCCCGCCGCGACCGGGGCATGGGATCCGGACTCGGTGTTCGAGCTGTTCGACGACTTCGACATGCTCGACCCGGCACGATGGGCATATAGCGGCGATTGGTACCTCGGCGCCGACGGAGCCATCACCACCTCCGGCATCGCGGGATCGCAGTGGACCACCGATGCGCCCGTCGTGGTGGAGGCGGTGGTGCGGTGGGGCGCCGAAGATGGCGGCATCGAGCCCTCCACCGGAGTCGCATTCTTGGGCAACTTCGGCGGCATCGGGGTCGCCGGGATGCCGCTGTCGGCCCTCGCGGTTTCGGAGCACGAGCCGGTGGGGCGCATCGCACCCGGGGCGCCCGTGCACATGACGATCACTCGCCGCCCAGATGCCTTCGAGGTGGCCATCGACGAGATCCCCGTCGCGGTGCATCTCGCGGGACCGATCGACGCACCGTACGGGATTGGCGTCGGCCTGCTGACCGGCCTCACCGAGGCGTACGACACGATGGAAATCGATCGGCTCTTCATCCGCCGATACGCTCCGACTCCCGGCGTTGCCCTTGGTCCGGAACAGTGA
- a CDS encoding YdiU family protein, translated as MGREPERLQQRKGDDECDRPPRPPRQQSIAQHGAAQVRAEIAGEHQHHHRQQQHADHEARPASRRRRGLHVDERSRQAPVAPRARGCWYRDQAKTRLRHRWQLVPSSAGTVIAAADELRLDDRFLRELPGDASGDPRRRQVTGACWSAVTPTRVAAPKLVAYSRELAARMGLAPALFEDPRFVEAMAGNATLPGMRTWAACYGGHQFGNWAGQLGDGRAIMLGEWVAPDGARFELQLKGAGPTPYSRAGDGRAVLRSSLREFACSEAMHALGIATTRALTLVTTGDRVVRDMLYDGHPREEPGAIVCRVAPSFLRFGNFEIFAARRDHATLEALLGYCVRHDYPHLLELGAPGPETWAAWFREVCERTADMVIDWARVGFVHGVMNTDNMSVLGLTIDYGPYGWIDDFDLDWTPNTTDAGTRRYRFGQQGQVAAWNLAQLGRALLPLVPDGQRLEAGLDAYVARFEHGSRTMMGRKLGLEAMRDDDGPTGDVALVDELLRLLSATPTDMTIFYRRLGEIPTTSALTDAELLAAVRPAWYADAVDGRVHGRMLAWLRRWIARVQADGTPDELRRARMHATNPKYVLRNYLAQQAIDAAEQGDFASLHTLMAVLQRPYDEQPEHDALATKRPEWARHRVGCSMLSCSS; from the coding sequence ATGGGCCGAGAGCCCGAACGGCTGCAGCAGCGCAAAGGCGACGACGAATGCGATCGGCCCCCACGGCCCCCACGACAGCAATCGATCGCGCAGCACGGGGCCGCTCAGGTCCGAGCTGAGATCGCTGGTGAGCACCAACACCACCACCGCCAGCAGCAACACGCCGACCACGAAGCGCGGCCAGCGTCGCGACGGCGTCGGGGACTCCACGTCGATGAGCGTAGCAGGCAAGCCCCGGTGGCGCCGCGCGCCCGCGGGTGCTGGTACCGTGACCAGGCCAAGACCCGACTTCGCCACCGCTGGCAATTGGTGCCAAGCTCCGCGGGGACCGTGATCGCCGCTGCCGACGAACTCCGCCTCGACGACCGCTTCCTCCGCGAGCTCCCGGGCGACGCCTCAGGCGACCCGCGACGACGGCAGGTGACCGGTGCGTGCTGGTCTGCGGTCACGCCGACCCGCGTTGCCGCGCCGAAGCTGGTCGCCTACTCCCGCGAGCTCGCGGCCCGCATGGGCCTCGCGCCGGCGCTGTTCGAGGACCCACGCTTCGTCGAGGCCATGGCCGGCAACGCGACCCTGCCCGGCATGCGCACCTGGGCCGCCTGCTACGGCGGTCATCAGTTCGGCAACTGGGCCGGCCAGCTGGGGGACGGCCGGGCGATCATGCTCGGCGAGTGGGTCGCGCCCGACGGCGCGCGCTTCGAGCTGCAGCTCAAGGGCGCCGGGCCCACGCCCTACTCGCGGGCCGGCGACGGCCGAGCGGTGCTGCGATCGTCGCTGCGCGAGTTCGCCTGCAGCGAGGCCATGCACGCGCTGGGGATCGCCACCACCCGCGCACTGACGCTGGTGACGACCGGCGATCGCGTGGTGCGGGACATGCTGTACGACGGCCACCCGCGCGAGGAACCCGGGGCGATCGTCTGCCGCGTGGCGCCCAGCTTCCTGCGCTTCGGCAACTTCGAGATCTTCGCGGCGCGCCGTGATCACGCCACGCTCGAGGCACTGCTCGGTTACTGCGTGCGCCACGACTACCCGCACCTGCTCGAGCTCGGCGCACCAGGCCCCGAGACCTGGGCGGCGTGGTTTCGCGAGGTCTGCGAGCGCACCGCCGACATGGTCATCGACTGGGCGCGCGTGGGCTTCGTGCACGGCGTGATGAACACCGACAACATGTCGGTCCTGGGCCTGACGATCGACTACGGCCCCTATGGTTGGATCGACGACTTCGATCTCGACTGGACACCGAACACCACCGACGCCGGCACGCGACGCTATCGCTTCGGCCAACAAGGGCAGGTGGCGGCGTGGAACCTCGCGCAGCTCGGCCGCGCCCTGCTGCCGCTGGTGCCGGACGGCCAGCGGCTCGAGGCCGGCCTCGACGCCTACGTCGCGCGCTTCGAGCACGGCTCACGCACGATGATGGGTCGCAAGCTCGGACTCGAGGCGATGCGCGACGACGACGGACCCACCGGCGACGTCGCGCTGGTCGACGAGCTGCTGCGGCTGCTGTCGGCGACCCCGACCGACATGACGATCTTCTACCGGCGACTCGGTGAGATCCCAACCACGTCCGCGCTCACCGATGCCGAGCTGCTCGCGGCGGTGCGGCCCGCGTGGTACGCCGACGCGGTCGACGGCCGCGTGCACGGGCGCATGCTGGCGTGGCTGCGACGGTGGATCGCACGCGTGCAGGCCGACGGCACCCCCGACGAGCTCCGCCGCGCACGGATGCACGCGACCAACCCCAAGTACGTGCTGCGCAACTACCTCGCGCAGCAGGCGATCGACGCCGCCGAGCAGGGTGACTTTGCAAGCTTGCACACGTTGATGGCGGTGCTGCAGCGACCCTACGACGAGCAGCCCGAGCACGACGCGCTCGCGACCAAGCGCCCCGAGTGGGCGCGTCACCGCGTGGGTTGCTCGATGCTGTCCTGCAGCTCGTGA